A stretch of Chionomys nivalis chromosome 2, mChiNiv1.1, whole genome shotgun sequence DNA encodes these proteins:
- the LOC130869586 gene encoding uncharacterized protein LOC130869586, whose amino-acid sequence MAKGPPQESPALSPMAGQQRDRREPPPDSTSHALPLREGPNGQQQYWPFSASDLYNWKQHNPSFSKNPVALTNLIESILVTHQPTWDDCQQLLQALLTSEEEQRVFLEARRNVPGDNGHPTLLPNEIDEAFPLTRPDWDFTTAAGKGHLRLYRQLLIAGLRGTACRPTNVAQVKQVIQGNEKTPSAFLERFKEAYRMYTPYDPGNRGRPLVFQYPLFGSPVRISEVNYRGWKVCRGIQYRIC is encoded by the coding sequence ATGGCCAAGGGGCCCCCACAAGAATCCCCGGCCCTCTCACCTATGGCTGGCCAACAGAGGGACAGACGCGAGCCGCCGCCTGATTCCACCTCCCACGCCCTTCCCCTCCGAGAGGGTCCGAATGGGCAGCAACAGTACTggccattctcagcttctgatctctataactggaaacagcataacccttccttttccaaaaacccagtggcgctgactaatctaatcgagtctattttagtcacccaccagcccacctgggatgattgccagcaactcttgcaagccctgctgacctcagaggaaGAGCAAAGAGTCTTTTTGGAGGCTCGGAGAAACGTTCCAGGCGACAACGGTCACCCAACCCTTTTGCCTAACGAAATTGACGAGGCCTTCCCTCTGACGCGACCTGATTGGGACTTCACCACAGCTGCAGGTAAGGGACACCTACGCCTCTATCGCCAGCTGCTTATAGCGGGTCTCCGAGGGACAGCATGCCGCCCCACTAATGTGGCTCAGGTAAAGCAAGTGATACAAGGGAATGAGAAAACTCCCTCTGCCTTTTTAGAGAGGTTTAAGGAAGCATACAGAATGTATACTCCCTATGACCCGGGGAACCGGGGCAGGCCATTAGTgtttcaatatcctttatttggcagtccagtccggatatcagaagtaaattacagaggctggaaggtctgcaggggtatacaatacaggatctgctga